The Flavobacterium sp. IMCC34852 genome contains the following window.
CACCTTGCTCGCCGTATCCTAAATTCGACGGTATAAAAAGGATGGCTTTTTCACCGATTTTTAATTTTCCAACACCTTCAACAAAACCCGGAATTAATTGATTCTCACCGCCAAAAGTGAAAGGTATTTTTGAATAGCCGTTTTGCATGGCTCTTTGTTCATCATATTTTCCGAATTGTTTGGCAACCTCGGTATCGCTGGTATCAAAAAGCGTTCCGTCTTCTAAAAATCCTGAATAGTTAATCATTACTGCTGTTCCCGGTTTTGGAGTTTCACCTGATGATGGCTGTATTACTTTATAAGCTAAGCCGGAAGGCAGTTTGACAGCCGTTTTCTTGAGGTCTTTGAAATAAGCGGCTTTTTGTTCTTTGGTGGTTTTATTTTTTTTGAAATATTCCGAGAAAACTTTTAAAGCATCAAATTTTTTGACATCTTCTCCTTTTCGGATAATAGTCACTTCGGTCATTTCATCATTGATTTCAATAGAATCTACAATTTTCATACCTTCAACTACACGGCCAAATACACTGTAACCGCCATCCAATTGCGGCGTTGGTTTTTGGGTGATATAGAATTGACAACCGTTGGTATCCGGTCCCGAATTGGCCATAGCCAAAACACCGGCTTTGTCGTGTTTTAAATCACTGATTTCATTTTTAAAGATATAACCCGGATCACCGGAGCCATTGCCGTAAGGATCGCCGCCTTGTATCACGAATCCTTTTTCAACTCGGTGAAAAACGGTACCGTTATAGAATGGCTTTCCTTTTAAATCCTCCATAACATATGGATTATTGCCTTCGGCCAAAGTTACAAAGTTGGCTACAGTAATAGGTGCTTTTTTGTAGTCAAGTTCTACAATGATACTGCCTTTTGAAGTGACAATCTCGGCGTATAAACCATCTTTTAGGTTTTTGTGTTCGTTTTTACAGGCGCTTACCAATACGGATAAAGCCAATACAAAAAGACTAATAGTTTTGTTCATTTTAGTGGAATTAATTTTCGGTTTTTAATTTGGTTTCAGGTTTAAAATCGTGTAACGTTACGGTGCAAATTAAGGGTTCATTAGAGCCGATTCTTTTGTTATCGCCATGGTAGCCATAAGCCATATGTGACGGAAAAAGAAAAGTTACTTTCTCGTTTTTGCGCATCAATTTGATGCCGTGGCGCAAGCCCATCATGATGTTTTGTTTATCGACTACATAAGTTTGCGGTCGTAATTCAACTTCAGAGTAAACCACATTACCTTTTAAATCTTTTACTTCATAGTCAAAATTAGCCACATCGCCTTTCTTCGGACGAAGGGTGTCAGTTTCATTTTTGGTTTCATAATGGTACCAATATCCTTTTTTGGAAGCGATGTATTTGATTTGTGGATTACTCTTGATAATCGAATCTATTTTGGCTTCTTCGCCGGCTACCAATTTTTTGTTACGCTCAACAGACTCTTTCATAAAAGTCCCCGAAGAGCGAGAAATAGGCATGCGGGCTTGTTGTTGTTTGCAACTGATTATTGTCACAAAAACAATCAGTAAAACAGCTATTTTGGTTGTGTTTTTCATCTGTTAAATGGTTAGTTTCGAAATTAATTTTTCAAATTTTTTGATGGTTTCTTTCATGCTTTCGTACGATTTTCCTCCGGCTGCATTAATGTGCCCGCCGCCGTTAAAATGGTCTCTGGCAAACTGATTGACATCAAAGTTTCCTTGTGAACGGAAAGAGATTTTAATAATGTTCTCGTCCTTATGCTCAATAAAAATGGCTGCAAAATGTATGCCTTTAATGGTCAAGCCATAATTAACCACTCCTTCAGTATCGCCTTTCACGTAATGAAATTCGTCTAATTCTTTTTGAGTTAAAGTTGTATAAGCGGTTTTGTACTCCGGAAAAACCTTCATGTTTTGCAACGCTCTGCCTAAAAGTTGTAGTCGATCAAATGAATTATTATCGAATATTTGGTTGTGAATTTCACTATTGTCAATACCTAAATCTACTAAATCAGCCACAATTCGGTGGGTAGTTCCCGTGGTTGACGGAAATCGAAATGAGCCCGAATCAGTAGTAATTCCGGTGTAAATACAAGTGGCAATGGTTTTATCGATTAAATCTTTATTCCCTAAAAACGTGATAAAATTATAAACCATCTCACAAGTCGAACCAAAAATCGTATCCGAATAAGTGAAAGTGGCATAGTGGTCAGGTTTTTGGTGGTGATCAATCATAACCATAGGCGCGGTCACTTTATTCAGCACTTGCTCCATTTCACCGGTTCGGTGTAAGGCATTAAAGTCTAAGGTAAAAACTATTTCAGCTTCTTTGATGATTTGAGCACAATTTGCCTTGTCATTTTCATAAATCAACACCGTTTCAGAACCCGGTAACCAAGCTAAGAAATTCGGAAAATCATTGGGTGCTATCACGGTAGGTTTGTGATTCAATTTCAATAGAAAATGATACAAAGCCAAGGTCGAACCCATAGCATCACCATCCGGACTTCGGTGTGGAATTATCGCGATTTTTTTGGGCGTAGCCAATAATTGTTGGAGGGCAAAAATGTCTTCTTTTTTCATAGAGGGCGAAGTTACATTTTTTTCAGGAATTGAAAATTATTTGGATACAAAAAGTCCGAACCAAACCGCAAAAAGTCCGACTAAAATGCTCAAACCGATATAACCAAAGGACAAAAGCGTATGCTGGTTTTGAAACAAATTATAATTTTCCATTCCAAAGGTAGAAAAAGTCGTATAACCACCACAAAATCCGGTGATTAAAAACCACTTCAAATTACTGTCGGTCAATTGGTTTTTTTCTAAAATACCGATGAATAATCCAATTAAGAAACATCCAATAATATTGGCTAAAAAAGTCGCCAACGGAAAGTGATTCGACCAAAATTTAGAAACCAAAACGGTCGTCAAAAACCGCAAAACACTTCCAATTGCACCACCTAAAGCTATGTATAGCATTGTTTTGAGCATCTTGATTCAGGAATTAGGATTTTTTCTGATTCTGTGAATTGGTTTTTGGAATTTGCTATTTTCTGTTTTGGCATTTCCAAAATCAACTTTGGAGGATTTGGGCAAACTTGCTTCTTCTGTTTTACTCGATGGTGCTATGAGTTGGTTTAATTGTTTGATTTCCGCATCAGTTAATTCTCGGTAGCGACCAACGTGAACGTCAAGTGAAATATTGATGATACGCGTTCTTTTCAGTGCTGTAACTTCGTAGCCCAAATATTCACACATTCTGCGGATTTGTCGGTTCAAGCCTTGGGTCAAAATGATTCTGAAAACATATTTACTGATTTGCTCTACCTTACATTTTCGGGTAACCGTATCTAAAATGGGGATGCCGTTACCCATACGTTCGATAAATCGGTCTGTGATAGGGCGATTCACCGTTACGATGTATTCCTTTTCGTGGTTATTTCTGGCACGAAGAATTTTGTTGACAATATCGCCGTCATTGGTCATAAATATCAAGCCTTCACTGGCTTTATCTAAACGACCAATCGGAAAAATTCGCTTGGGATAATTGATGTAATCTACAATATTATCGCGTACATTTTGATTCGTTGTACATTCAATCCCAACCGGTTTGTAAAAAGCCAAATAGATGGGTTTTTCGGTTTTCTCTCTGATTAGTTTTCCGTCCACTCGTATTTCGTCTTCTGCGGATACTTTGGTGCCCAATTCGGGTACCTTTCCGTTGATGGTAATTCGGCCTTGTTCCAACAGTTTATCGGCTTCGCGACGCGAACAAAATCCGGATTCGGACAAGAATTTATTGATACGGGTTTGATTGAGTTCCATAGGGCAAATATAACACAATTTCTATAGACTGTTTCTTGATAAGTCCGTTGATAAATTGGTTTCAAAAAACGTAAAAAAGGTTGGTAAGTTTTAAGTTTTTCCTATTTTTACGGACATGAATATACAAGGCAAACTTATAATAATTGGCGGTGCGGTTGACAAAGGAAGTTTTACTGAAACCGATTTGGACAAAAGCGCTCCACAGAATTTGAATTTCTTTGAAGAAGGCATTTTAAAACGCATCATCAAAGAATCAAAAAACAAAGAACAATCGAGAATTGAAGTGATTACCACGGCTTCAAAAATCCCCAGAGAAATTGGCCCCGAATACGTAAAAGCCTTTAATTACTTGGGTGCGCACAATGTTGATGTACTTCATATTGAAAGAAGAGAGCAAGCTTCCGACCCCGAAGTGTTAGACCGATTAAAAGCAGCCGATGTCGTGATGTTTACCGGTGGTGATCAGTTGCGTTTAACCTCTATTTTAGGCGGAACACCATTCGATGAAATATTGATTGGCAAATACCGAAACGATGATTTTGTTTACGCCGGAACTTCAGCCGGTGCGGCGGCGGCTTCCAATAATATGATTTACCAAGGCAGCAGTCACGAAGCTTTGTTAAAAGGCGAAGTTAAAATCACTTCCGGATTAGGGTTGATTGATGATGTGGTTATCGATACGCATTTTGTGCAAAGAGGTCGCATTGGTCGTTTGTTCCAAGCAGTAGTCGGGAATCCGAAAGTATTGGGTATTGGTTTGGGTGAAGATACAGGATTGTTAATCACTAACGGTCGTCAAATGGAAGCCTTAGGTTCCGGTTTGGTAATTTTGGTCGATGGAAGAGAAATTAAAGATACTAATTTGACCCAAGTTGAGCTCGGGCAACCTATTTCTATCAACCATTTGGTAACTCACGTAATGAGTAAAAATGACACTTTCGACTTGGACACTTTTAAAATGACGATTAAGTCATCACAATATGTTTAGAGTATTAGACTGCTTGGATTGTTAGATTTTTCAGAAAGTCAACTATCTAAGCCGTCTAAAATGTCTAACAATCTAATAATCTAACATGTCTAAAATAATCATCCACGGCGGATTTTTCTCGGAATCATCAACGAATCACGAAACTAAAGTAGCCAAACAACAAGCGTTGTTGCGGATTGCTAAGGAGTCGTATGCTTATTTGCAAAACCATTCGGCTTTGGAAACGGTAGTTTATGCGGTTTCTCTTTTGGAGGATGATGCACTGTTTAATGCCGGAATTGGTTCCCAAATTCAAAGCGACGGAAAAATCAGAATGAGTGCTTCTTTAATGGATGGCTCGACTTTGAAAATGAGTGGTGTGATTAACATTGAAGAAGTTAAAAACCCGGTGCAAGTGGCACAGGTTTTACTCGATTATGATGATAAAGTTTTGGGTGGAAGCGGTGCCACAAATTTTGCCCGTCAACACGGGTTTGAGAAATTCTCTACCGAAATTCCGCAACGCCGAGCGGAGTATGAAGCGAAATTGGCCGCCACCGGAACCGGAACGGTTGGTTGTGTAGCTTTAGACGCTGAAGGTAAAATTGCAGTTGCGACTTCTACCGGAGGAAAAGGTTTTGAAATACCGGGTAGGATTTCAGATTCGGCTACAGTGGCAGGAAATTACGCTAATGAGTTCTGTGGGGTGAGTTTAACCGGAGTAGGCGAAGACATTGTCAGCGGTGCTGTAGCAGCAAAAATCGTTACTCGCGTTACCGATGGTTTTACCTTGGCAGAAGCATTTAAAAAAACTTTTAACGAACTCAAGCCTTTCGATGGTTTTGCAGGAGCGATTGCTATTGATAATAAAGGAAATATCTTCCACCAAGATTCTCATCCGAGTATGGTTTTTGCGAGTTTTGATGGAGAAAAAGAAGAAGTATTTAAATAATCTATTTGAAAATAAAATAAAAAATCCCAACTTTTCGGTTGGGATTTTTTGTTGGTTACGCTAGGCTTATTTGATGGCTAAAGCGTTATCAATTAAGAAGGTAATATAATTTCTGTGGGCTCTGGTGCTTTCATCTAAAGAGGAAGCTGTGGCCAACATTAATTTTATTTTCTTCAAAGTTTGGCGAGCGGCAGCTCTGGAAATATCGTCATGACGATTTCTCGGATCATTTACATCGGCAATTTCAATTACTTCTTTTACAAAATACGTTTGTAAATATTGACGGTGCATGTTTACTTTTCCAACCAAATCCGCTTTGAAAACACCATTGGTTAAGTCGGTCATCACTTCAGCCACGGTATAAGTATTGCCATATAAACTGGTGTTGGAAATTCTTTGCAAAGTGGTTGGATGTAAAATATGACCTAAAGTAGCATCAGTTTGGATGGATTGATAAATGCTGTTTAATTTAGGATCTTCCGTAGAAGAGAAGAAATTGAATCCGCGTCTTTGCATTTGCAAATAAGGATATAACGACGCGTCAGCATCAAAAGCATTTGGCGCTAAGACATATTTGTTCAAAACTTCAATCGCTCTTTTTTGTTGTGCTTTAGTAACCGGAGTAAATGGTTTTACAGTTGCGTTTTGTCCCACATAACTTCGGTCAACAAAAACACCACCAACATATCGACTTACTACAGCAGCCATATTTCTTCTCTGACCGTTAAGCATGTTGAAGCGGTTTCTTAACTCAGCATAGCTTTCCCCGTTTTTGCTGTATTTATCTTTTAATTTGGCCATCACATTATTAACGATTTTAAAACGTTCTTCTGCGTTACCAACGGCATCACTACTCAAATCATTTACCATTACTCTTGGGTCAATAGCTTTTCCTGGTGATCTCATATCGTCGGCATCGTTTCCGAAAGCCAAATTAGGATCGGTACTTCTGCTAAGGATTTTTTGCAATTCAGCTTCTTCTGATTTTTCATCAAATTCCTTGTAACCAAATTCAATAGCCCACAAGTCATAAGGTCCCGGTTTTGTGGTGTAGAAGTTCCCTTGTTTGGTTTTGTCCAAAGCAAGATTGATAGCCGGATAATCCATTACTGAGCCAATTAAACCGATTTTCTCGGTGATAGCAGTATTGTGTAAATCGGCCGGGCTCAACATTTGACTCGATTTCATATTGTGGTTTAACCCTAAAGTGTGTCCCATTTCGTGTAAAACTAAATAGTACAAGAACTCTTTGTGTGCTCTGGAAATCGTTTTTGGATCTTCAGAATTTACTTCGGCAAAAGTGGCGCCCATTAAAAATTGACTTTTTAGCTCATTGGCTAAAGTACAAGCTGTACCATCATGGTGGAAATGAGAATTTAAATTATCGCTTGCGCCATCATTTTTGAAAGAAAACAATTCATCCATTGTTGGTGTGCTGCTTCCTGAATACCATTCGATAGTAATATCTGAGCCTAAAATTTGACCGGTTTTCGGATTGGCAAAGCTTGGTCCGATGGCACCATAACTTGGGTAGGCTGAAGAAACCCAACGAATCACATTGTAACGAACATCTCCCGCATCCCATTCGGCATCATCGGGTTGGATTTTCATGACCACGGCATTTTTGAAACCGGCTTTTTCAAAAGCTTCGTTCCATTTGTTTCCGGCTTCCATTACGGTTTGTCTGTATTCTAATGGTGTAGTATTTTCAATCCACCAAACAATAGGTTCAACCGGTTCACTGATGGCAGCAGTCGGGTCTTTTTTGGTCAAATACCAACGGTTGATAATATCTTTATAGGGTGTTGCTTTTACGCTGGTTAAATCGGTTATGGTTTGTCCGAAATACCCAACGCGAGAATCATCTCTTCTAGGTTTGAAATTATTTACAGGCATTTCCAAGAAGGTGTGTTGCATGCGAACACGAACATAACGCGCATCAGTAATGTCTTCACCACCGCCATTCAAAGGCGCCGGATTGTCGTAGGCCAAATCTACCGTAACATCAGTATTGTTAGGATAAGAGCGGATGCTGTGGTATTTTGATTTAGCGGAATTAAAATTCCCTAAATTAAATACAGCGCCCGGTGGAATTCCCGGAGGCATAACCGGTTTTACCGGATCCAATTTTTCGCTCAAGAACAAACCATCGGCAGCGATTAAGTAACCGGTGCTGTCTTTGGCCACAATTTTTTCGGCTAAGAAAATAGCTTCGGCAATATCAGTTCCGGCAGTTTTACTTACAGCGTTGTTTTTGTCGTAATAAAAGTTGGTGTTGACTAAACCGAATTCGATTTTATCATTGGCTTTTTTAATGTTAAAAACATTGGTAGCCCTGTGCATACTTTGGTTTAAGCCTAAAGTAGTTGGGCCGCTCATAGAGTAACTTTGGTAGATGAACTCTTTGTCTAATTGATTTTTTTTGATAAAAAGTTGGATACTACCGGTCACAGTATCTTGGTAAATGGTAAAGAGACCTTCTGATTTTTTGCTGCTTTTTACTTTGTCGGCAATAGCATTCTTAGGTGTTTTTTTAATAGAGTCAGTCTTGACTGTGTTCTCTTTATTATTTTTCTTTTTACGGTCTGATTTGTCTTGTGCGAAAGTTTGACCAGAGCAAAAAAGAATCCCTAAAGACACCATGAACGTAAGTCTTAGTTTGTTCATAAATTTTAATTTAATAGATTGATGTATAACTTTAAAAGTTTGAGTTTAAAAACCACCCAATTTACTATAATATTTGATGTGTCAACCAAATGTTATGATTTTTTTAACGGCTTGGGTTTGAAATAAAAAAATCCCCATCTTTCGAGAGGGATTTTTTATTTATAAGTAAGTTAAATCGAGGTTGTACAAACGTTTTATTTCACTTTTTTCACGATAGCTTTGAAAGCTTCCGGGTGATTCATAGCTAAATCAGCTAATACTTTACGGTTCAATTCGATTCCGTTTTTCTTAACCAATCCAATGAATTGTGAATAACTCATTCCTTCCAAACGAGCTCCGGCGTTGATACGCTGAATCCATAGTGAACGGAAGTTTCTTTTGTTTTGCTTTCTGTCGCGGTAAGCGTAAAGCATTGCTTTTTCTACTGCGTTTTTGGCAACTGTCCAAACGTTTTTACGTCTACCAAAGAAACCTTTGGCTTGCTTCATTATCTTTTTTCTTCTTGCTCTTTTAGCAACTGAATTTACTGATCTTGGCATAATTTTTCTGTTTTTTTGTAGCAGGCGTCCCGAATTAAATCAAGGGAACTTTAAAGCCATACTCCAAGGTTATTTAAATAATTTTTTAACCTAAAGAATTCTAAAGGCTAATAGCTTGTTAGCTTTTAGCGATTAGATAATTCTTAATTGTTGTTTGATGCTTTTCTCATCTGTTTTGTGAACCAACGCAGAGTGAGTTAAAGCCAATTTACGCTTTTTAGATTTTTTAGTCAGGATGTGACTTTTAAAAGCGTGTTTTCTCTTGATTTTTCCAGAGCCAGTTACTTTGAATCGCTTCTTAGCACTGGATTTTGTTTTCATTTTAGGCATCTTTTCCTAGTTTATTTAATTTAACTTACTTACTTTTCTTTTTAGGAGCAATGAACATAATCATTCTCTTTCCTT
Protein-coding sequences here:
- a CDS encoding isoaspartyl peptidase/L-asparaginase encodes the protein MSKIIIHGGFFSESSTNHETKVAKQQALLRIAKESYAYLQNHSALETVVYAVSLLEDDALFNAGIGSQIQSDGKIRMSASLMDGSTLKMSGVINIEEVKNPVQVAQVLLDYDDKVLGGSGATNFARQHGFEKFSTEIPQRRAEYEAKLAATGTGTVGCVALDAEGKIAVATSTGGKGFEIPGRISDSATVAGNYANEFCGVSLTGVGEDIVSGAVAAKIVTRVTDGFTLAEAFKKTFNELKPFDGFAGAIAIDNKGNIFHQDSHPSMVFASFDGEKEEVFK
- the rplT gene encoding 50S ribosomal protein L20; amino-acid sequence: MPRSVNSVAKRARRKKIMKQAKGFFGRRKNVWTVAKNAVEKAMLYAYRDRKQNKRNFRSLWIQRINAGARLEGMSYSQFIGLVKKNGIELNRKVLADLAMNHPEAFKAIVKKVK
- the crcB gene encoding fluoride efflux transporter CrcB → MLYIALGGAIGSVLRFLTTVLVSKFWSNHFPLATFLANIIGCFLIGLFIGILEKNQLTDSNLKWFLITGFCGGYTTFSTFGMENYNLFQNQHTLLSFGYIGLSILVGLFAVWFGLFVSK
- a CDS encoding zinc-dependent metalloprotease — its product is MNKLRLTFMVSLGILFCSGQTFAQDKSDRKKKNNKENTVKTDSIKKTPKNAIADKVKSSKKSEGLFTIYQDTVTGSIQLFIKKNQLDKEFIYQSYSMSGPTTLGLNQSMHRATNVFNIKKANDKIEFGLVNTNFYYDKNNAVSKTAGTDIAEAIFLAEKIVAKDSTGYLIAADGLFLSEKLDPVKPVMPPGIPPGAVFNLGNFNSAKSKYHSIRSYPNNTDVTVDLAYDNPAPLNGGGEDITDARYVRVRMQHTFLEMPVNNFKPRRDDSRVGYFGQTITDLTSVKATPYKDIINRWYLTKKDPTAAISEPVEPIVWWIENTTPLEYRQTVMEAGNKWNEAFEKAGFKNAVVMKIQPDDAEWDAGDVRYNVIRWVSSAYPSYGAIGPSFANPKTGQILGSDITIEWYSGSSTPTMDELFSFKNDGASDNLNSHFHHDGTACTLANELKSQFLMGATFAEVNSEDPKTISRAHKEFLYYLVLHEMGHTLGLNHNMKSSQMLSPADLHNTAITEKIGLIGSVMDYPAINLALDKTKQGNFYTTKPGPYDLWAIEFGYKEFDEKSEEAELQKILSRSTDPNLAFGNDADDMRSPGKAIDPRVMVNDLSSDAVGNAEERFKIVNNVMAKLKDKYSKNGESYAELRNRFNMLNGQRRNMAAVVSRYVGGVFVDRSYVGQNATVKPFTPVTKAQQKRAIEVLNKYVLAPNAFDADASLYPYLQMQRRGFNFFSSTEDPKLNSIYQSIQTDATLGHILHPTTLQRISNTSLYGNTYTVAEVMTDLTNGVFKADLVGKVNMHRQYLQTYFVKEVIEIADVNDPRNRHDDISRAAARQTLKKIKLMLATASSLDESTRAHRNYITFLIDNALAIK
- a CDS encoding peptidylprolyl isomerase is translated as MNKTISLFVLALSVLVSACKNEHKNLKDGLYAEIVTSKGSIIVELDYKKAPITVANFVTLAEGNNPYVMEDLKGKPFYNGTVFHRVEKGFVIQGGDPYGNGSGDPGYIFKNEISDLKHDKAGVLAMANSGPDTNGCQFYITQKPTPQLDGGYSVFGRVVEGMKIVDSIEINDEMTEVTIIRKGEDVKKFDALKVFSEYFKKNKTTKEQKAAYFKDLKKTAVKLPSGLAYKVIQPSSGETPKPGTAVMINYSGFLEDGTLFDTSDTEVAKQFGKYDEQRAMQNGYSKIPFTFGGENQLIPGFVEGVGKLKIGEKAILFIPSNLGYGEQGAGNAIPPNANIVFEVELLNK
- the rluF gene encoding 23S rRNA pseudouridine(2604) synthase RluF, which produces MELNQTRINKFLSESGFCSRREADKLLEQGRITINGKVPELGTKVSAEDEIRVDGKLIREKTEKPIYLAFYKPVGIECTTNQNVRDNIVDYINYPKRIFPIGRLDKASEGLIFMTNDGDIVNKILRARNNHEKEYIVTVNRPITDRFIERMGNGIPILDTVTRKCKVEQISKYVFRIILTQGLNRQIRRMCEYLGYEVTALKRTRIINISLDVHVGRYRELTDAEIKQLNQLIAPSSKTEEASLPKSSKVDFGNAKTENSKFQKPIHRIRKNPNS
- a CDS encoding cyanophycinase, encoding MNIQGKLIIIGGAVDKGSFTETDLDKSAPQNLNFFEEGILKRIIKESKNKEQSRIEVITTASKIPREIGPEYVKAFNYLGAHNVDVLHIERREQASDPEVLDRLKAADVVMFTGGDQLRLTSILGGTPFDEILIGKYRNDDFVYAGTSAGAAAASNNMIYQGSSHEALLKGEVKITSGLGLIDDVVIDTHFVQRGRIGRLFQAVVGNPKVLGIGLGEDTGLLITNGRQMEALGSGLVILVDGREIKDTNLTQVELGQPISINHLVTHVMSKNDTFDLDTFKMTIKSSQYV
- the rpmI gene encoding 50S ribosomal protein L35, which translates into the protein MPKMKTKSSAKKRFKVTGSGKIKRKHAFKSHILTKKSKKRKLALTHSALVHKTDEKSIKQQLRII
- the gldI gene encoding gliding motility-associated peptidyl-prolyl isomerase GldI, with translation MKNTTKIAVLLIVFVTIISCKQQQARMPISRSSGTFMKESVERNKKLVAGEEAKIDSIIKSNPQIKYIASKKGYWYHYETKNETDTLRPKKGDVANFDYEVKDLKGNVVYSEVELRPQTYVVDKQNIMMGLRHGIKLMRKNEKVTFLFPSHMAYGYHGDNKRIGSNEPLICTVTLHDFKPETKLKTEN
- a CDS encoding DHH family phosphoesterase, producing MKKEDIFALQQLLATPKKIAIIPHRSPDGDAMGSTLALYHFLLKLNHKPTVIAPNDFPNFLAWLPGSETVLIYENDKANCAQIIKEAEIVFTLDFNALHRTGEMEQVLNKVTAPMVMIDHHQKPDHYATFTYSDTIFGSTCEMVYNFITFLGNKDLIDKTIATCIYTGITTDSGSFRFPSTTGTTHRIVADLVDLGIDNSEIHNQIFDNNSFDRLQLLGRALQNMKVFPEYKTAYTTLTQKELDEFHYVKGDTEGVVNYGLTIKGIHFAAIFIEHKDENIIKISFRSQGNFDVNQFARDHFNGGGHINAAGGKSYESMKETIKKFEKLISKLTI